Within the Acidobacteriota bacterium genome, the region ACCCGCGATAGGATGTGGATCGTAGCCGCTGCGATTTGTGGCGCTGCCATCGGCAGCAAGCTGCTTTATTGGCTAGGCGATCCTGCGCTGACTCTGCGACAGTGGAATGACTTGTTCTATCTGATGGCGGGCAAGACCATCGTTGGCGGCTTGATCGGGGGACTGATCGCCGTCGAGGCGACAAAGCGGCGGCTGGGCATCCTCAGGAGGACTGGAGACCTGTTTGCGATTCCGCTTTGTATGGGGATTGCAATTGGACGCGTCGGGTGTTTTCTATCGGGCTTGAGCGATGACACATACGGAATCGCGACCGGTCTGCCGTGGGGTATCGATTTTGGAGACGGCATCAGAAGACATCCCGTCCAGGTGTACGAGATCGTTTGGCTGTGCCTGATGGCAATATGGCTCGCGTGGCTTGCGAGAAAGCCGCATCGCGAAGGTGATCTGTTCAAGGGTTTCATGCTGGGCTATTTCGGATTCAGACTCGCGATTGATTTTCTGAAGCCCGGCCTCGCTCTTGCCGGGCTGACCTCGATTCAGTGGGCGTGCGTAATGATGTTGTTGTACTATTGCCGCGATCTTCCGTACCTGTTCGTGCGAAAGGAGGCGGCCACTCAATGACCGACCGCGTGCGGCCATATCTTTACTACGATGTAGCGGTTTCGATCTGCTCGATCTGCTATCGCAAGGTCGAAGGCAAGATCGTCTTCCAGGACGGCAACGTCTTCATGCTTAAGCGTTGCCCCGAGCACGGCGCCCAGCGAGTGTTGCTCGCCGACGATGTGGACTACTATCGCCGCTGCCGCGAAGTGTTCATCAAGCCGCCCGAGATGCCGAACGTCTACAACACGCCGGTGAAGTGGGGATGTCCGTACGACTGCGGACTGTGCACCGACCACGAACAGCACTCGTGTCTTTCGCTGATCGAGATAACCGACTACTGCAATCTGAAGTGCCCGATCTGCTATTCGGAGAGCGGTCCGTCGCGCCAGCAGTTCAGAAGTCTCGAGCAGATTGAGTTCATGCTGGACGCGGTAGTTCGCAACGAAGGTGAACCGGACGTCGTCCAGATTTCCGGAGGCGAACCGACTCTACACCCGGATTTTTTCGCGGTGTTGGATATGGCGAAGGCTCGGCCAATTCGCCACCTGATGGTCAACACCAACGGCGTGCGGATCGCTAACGATGAAGAGTTCACGGCTCGACTCGCCGGCTACATGCCGGGCTTCGAGTTGTACCTCCAGTTCGAT harbors:
- a CDS encoding prolipoprotein diacylglyceryl transferase family protein codes for the protein MSFPFYLPLGPLRLHPHFVFEALAYFVGYRVYLKQRKSSGDHLSTRDRMWIVAAAICGAAIGSKLLYWLGDPALTLRQWNDLFYLMAGKTIVGGLIGGLIAVEATKRRLGILRRTGDLFAIPLCMGIAIGRVGCFLSGLSDDTYGIATGLPWGIDFGDGIRRHPVQVYEIVWLCLMAIWLAWLARKPHREGDLFKGFMLGYFGFRLAIDFLKPGLALAGLTSIQWACVMMLLYYCRDLPYLFVRKEAATQ